The stretch of DNA GGGGTTTGGCCTGCCGCCGATGAAAGGCCCGGTCGGGCGTGTTCGCAATGCGCTGCTGTCGTCGTTCGCCGAGCACGTTGCCTTCGCCCCCGTGCAGAAAGAGGCGTCACGGCTGGCCACCGAGGTGAGCGGCCAGCCCCTTGACGGCTTTTTCATGAACTGGCTATCGAAAGCGGATGCCGTGGTGCAGTTCACCGTGGCGGAATTCGAGTATCCGAGGCGCGCAACACCGCTGCCCGTGCATTTTGTCGGCCCGATCGCCCGCACGGTGCCCTCCGAGGGCGCCCTGCCGGACTGGTGGGACGAGCTCGACGGTTCGCGCCCCGTGATCCATGTGACGCAGGGTACCGTCGCGAACAAAAATTATGACGAGCTGATCGCGCCGGCGATGCTCGGGCTCTGTGCCGAGGATGCTCTCGTGGTGGTGAGCACCGGGGGGCGTGCGGTGTCGACGTTGCCGCATCCGTTGCCGGCTAATGTGCGCGCGGCCGAGTATCTGCCCTACGACAAGCTGCTGCCGTTGACCGATGTGTTGGTCACCAATGGGGGATACGGCGGAGTGCACTATGCGATGGAGCACGGGGTTCCGCTCGTGGTGGCGGGCACCACCGAGGACAAGGTCGAGGTGACGGCTCGGGTGGCCTGGAGCGGGGTGGGCGTGAACCTGCGTACAAACAAGCCGACGCCGGGTGCGATCGGCGACGCCGTGCGCCGCGTACGAGGCACCCCCAGCTTCCGCGTCGCGAGCGCGAGCATCGGCCGCAAGATTGCCGCCTCGTCCGGGCTCGACGGCCTGAACGAGGTCGTCGTGAAGTTGGCCGAGAGCCGCTGAGTCGACGGGCGTCGCTCCGCTCGATGCGCCGACGGATTGGATTCGCTCGACGATCATCGCTCACGACAGTCCCACTCTGCTCTTCCCTCGATCGGGGCCGTGCGGACCCTGCCGCTGCTGATTCTGAACAACCCCGCACATCCGGCCGATAGTCGTATCGACTTCGCTTCGCCGCCGATCCCCGGTGCCGCCCTGATTGCGCCTGTCACCCACTGCATTGCTCTCTCTGTCGGACGATAGAAACGAAGGAACACCACGATGGTCAACAACATGCGAGATGCCAGGAACTCTCTCCACAACATCGAGCGCGACGCGAAGAGCGCAGCGAATTCTGCCGGCCAATCTGCCCACAGCAATGCCGCCACCGCTCGTGCAGCTCAGAGTGCGGCGAGCGGGGCGTGGGTCGGCGCAGGGTTCCAAGCGGTTTCGGCATTTCAGTCGGCCCGCGCTGCGCGGGCAGCGGAGGAGACGCTCGCGCTCAACCACGCAATGGCAGAGCGTCAGTACGCAGCGGCGGAGCAAACAACGCGGTACCAGTTTGCCGCCTGGCGGCAGTCCGCAGAAGGGACCGCATTCATGGCGTGGCGGGTGCCCGCATTCAGGCTCGGGCAGTTCCTGCTCAATCGTGATTCCGAATGGATGCAGGGGTGGGCGCGGGCCATCGGACGCGCGCAGGCGGAGACTCCCAATGACGAGAAACGGCGTTTCATGCAGCATCCTGCACGCCTGAAGCAGACTGGTCTCAAGGTCGCTTCACTCGTGAGCCTGACGTTCGGCGTCTTCTTCCTGCTCGGACTGCTGTTTCAGGTCTTCTCGGCCACACTCGTGCAGTCGGCACCCAGCCGTTCCGGCTTCACCTACGAGCAATGCCTGGACGTGCTGGCCGATCCCACGAACTTTCTCATCGATGAGGCTAACTGCGAGGCCATTAACCCGAACCCAGCTGGGCCGATTGTCGTGCAAGCCGTGCCGATGGTGCTGTTTCTCGGGCTGGCAGTCATGTTCGTGGTCCTGCGCCGGTTCAAGCAGCGTGCGGCGCGAATGGATCCGACCGTGCCGAACGAGGCGCAGGCGCGGATCACTCGCTGGGGCTTCGATCCGCTCGCTGTCGCGCCGGGCTATGCCGGGTTCGAGTGGTACCACGTTCCGAGCAACAGCACTCTCGCTGATCGACTCATGAAGCTCGCGCTCTTCGACGGGCATGGGCACCCCCCGGCGCAGTCGGCGCTCGTCACGCTCGACGTTCCGGGCGCGTGGCCACCGCACGAGAACCACCCGGTAGAAATCAACGAGCTGCTCGTGAAGTTTCAGCAGGAACGGCCGGTGGTCGGCTGACGCCGAGCGCCAGATCGCGCACCGAGTGTCGTGAACACAGGCAACGACGGGTGCGACGGCGCCGCAGAAGGATGCGGTCAATCGACTCCGACCAAGCGCGCTAAAATTCTTTGACCGATAGTCGCTAGCTGCGTGGGAGTCGAGCAATGGATAACGAACTCGACCGCGAGCGTGCGCGGGTTGCACGCCTGTACGACCGCCTCGATGGATTGCGCGACGAGGAGGCCCGTCGGCTGAACGCCGTGCGCTCCAGCAAGGTCGGTGGCAACCACCAGATGCGCAGTGAGCGCGACGCCCTCGCACGCATGCATGAAGATCGCCTGCTGCAGTTGCGCGATGTCGACGCCCGCTTGGTCTTCGGACGGCTGCAGCTGCCGAAGGCCGCCGAGGACGAGGCCGACAGCGCCTTCCGTTACATCGGGCGTCTCGGCCTGCGCGACGAGGAACAGCGCAGCCTCCTGCTGGACTGGCGCGCCCCGCAGGCCGCCGCCTTCTACCAGGCCACGGCAGCCAATCCGCAGGGTGTGCTGGCCCGGCGACATGTGACGATGCGCGACCGCGAGGTGACGCACCTCGACGATGAGGTCTTCGACGCAGACCTGCTGGCCCAACCCGGCGCCGCACTTGAGGTGCAGGGCGAGGGAGCCCTGATGGCCGCGCTCACCGGGCATCGCACGGGCCGGATGCACGACATCGTGGCGACCATCCAGGCGGAGCAGGACCGCATCATCCGTTCCGAAATGCGCGGCGCCCTCGTCGTGCAGGGCGGTCCCGGCACCGGCAAAACCGCCGTGGCGCTGCACCGGGCCGCCTACCTGCTGTACACACACCGTGACCGGCTCGGCTCGGCCGGTGTGCTCATTGTCGGGCCGTCCGGCGCATTCCTGCGCTACATCGAAACCGTGCTTCCTTCGCTCGGTGAGACCGGAGTGGTGCTGCAGTCACTCGGCGAGCTGTTCCCCGGCGTGCGGGCGACCGACGACGACAGCGCCGCCGCCGCCGTGCTCAAGGGCTCGCTCGAGATGGTCGATCTCATTGCCCGGGCCGTGAAGTCGCGTCAGCGAGTTCCGGCCGACACCGCGCACATCGACGTGAACGGCGACGTGCTTCGGGTGAGCCCCGCCCTCATCGCCCGCGCCATTCAGCGCGCGCAGCAGAGCGGAAAGGCGCACAACGAGGCTCGGGTGGTGTTCGTCAACCAGGCGCTCGACGCGCTCGCCGCACAACTGGCGAACCAGTTGCGCACGGCTGGTGCCGTCATTGACGACACGGATGCCTCCCAACTCCGCGAAGACATCCGCGAGTCCACTGACGCGAAGATCGTGTTGAACACGGCCTGGCTGCCGATGACGGCCGAGAAGCTCATCGGTGATCTGTTCGCGCGCCCGGACTGGCTGGCCGAGTTGACGCCGCGCTGGACGCCCGAGAAGCGGGCGCTGCTGCACCGGGCACGAACCGAACCGTTCACGATCTCCGACATCCCTCTGCTTGATGAGGCGGCCGAACTCCTCGGCAGCCCACCCGCCGCACCAGAGGCCGGCCAGCGCGAACGCGACCTGCAGCGCGCGAATGACATCGAAAACGCGAAGTACGCCATCCGCAATGCCGGTGTCGAGGGCATGGTCAGCGCTGAGCAGCTGGCCGACAATTTTGCCGAGGCCCCCGTGCGCGTAACGACCGCTGACCGCGCCGCGACCGACCGTACCTGGACCTATGGCCATGTCGTCGTCGATGAGGCCCAGGAACTCTCGCCCATGCACTGGCGTCTACTCGTCCGCCGTTCGCCCATGCGCTCGTTCACGATCGTGGGTGACATCGCCCAGGCCAGTTCGGCGGCCTCCTCGCGCAGTTGGCGCTCGGCGCTCGACCCATTCTTTCGCGGCCGCTGGGATCTCGAAGAGCTCACCGTGAACTACCGCACTCCCGCGCAGATCGCCCGCGAGGCCGAGCGGGTGGCCGGCGAACATGGCCTGCCGATCACCCCGGCCCAGTCGGTGCGTGAGGGCGACTGGCCGATTCGTGACGTGACGGTCGGGAGCCCAGATGCACTGCCGCTCGCCGTCGCGGAGGCCGTGAGGGTCGACCGGGGCATCGACGCATCGGGCACGCTCGCCGTGATCGTTTCGCGGGCGGCCCGGGCTGCAGTGCTCGCGCGGCTGATCGCCACCTTCGGAACGGATGTCGGAGCCGGCGAGGCCGGACTCGAATGCCCCATCGCCGTGCTCACCACTCACGAGTCGAAGGGCCTCGAATTCGATGCCGTCGTACTGGCCGACCCTGCTGCGCTCGTCGCCGAGTCCCCGCGCGGTGCGGCGGCGCTCTATGTGGCGATGACGCGTCCGACGCAGCGCCTGACCCAGGTGCATGTGGACGTTCCGTCCGCCTGAGTCCTTCCGCCGGTCGAGCGTGTCGAGACCCCGGGCGTGTCCAGTTCCGTTGGTCGAGCGTGTCGAGACCCCGGGTGTGTCGGTTGTTCCGTTGGTCGAGCGTGTCGAGACCCCGGGTGTGTCCAGTTCCGTTGGTCGAGCGTGTCGAGACCCCGGGTGGGTCGGTGTTGTTCCGTTGGTCGAGCGTGTCGAGACCCCGGGTGTGTCCAGTTCCGTTGGTCGAGCGTGTCGAGACCCCGGGTGTGTCCAGTCTCGGGGCGTGGTCGCGGGATCTCGACGAGCTCGATCAGCGGGTGCGAGCTCGATCTGCGGTTGCGAGCTCGATCAGCGGGGGTGGGCTCGATCAGCGGGTGGGTCGGTGTTGTTCCGTTGGTCGAGCGTGTCGAGACCCCGGGTGGGTGCGGTCTCGGGGCGTGGTCGCGGGATCTCGACGAGCTCGATCAGCGGGGGTGGGCTCGATCAGCGGGTGGGTCGGTGTTGTTCCGTTGGTCGAGCGTGTCGAGACCCCGGGTGGGTGCGGTCTCGGGGCGTGGTCGCGGGATCTCGACGAGTTCGATCTGCGGGTGCGAGCTCGATCTGCGGGTGCGAGCTCGATCTGCGGGTGCGAGCTCGATCAGCAGGTGCGGGCTCGATCAGCGAGTGCCGGTCGAGCCATGATGCAGTTCACCGACCGGCACCGGAACGCCGATCACGTTGCCGGACTGAGCCAGAGGGCACGCCCACATCGGGTCGTATGCGCACGAGGGATTGTAGGCGAAGTTGAAGTCGAGAATCAGTGAATCGTCGTCGAGACCGGCCCCGAGATCCGCGCCCTTGACGGTGTCGAGCAGGTAACGACCACCGCCATAGGTGCCGCCCGCCAGCCCGGCCAAGGCGTCTTTCACCGGCAGAAACAGGCCGCCCGCGTACCCGGCCAGTCGCCACACGTCGAGGGAACCCAGGTAGGGCACGCGCACCGAGCCGACCAGGTCGAACGGCACAGTGCCATCCGTTCCCGTCTCGACGGTGATGCGCAGCGGCTCCGGCGCACGGTGTACCTCGACCTCGAAGCGCCAATCCGGGTCGTAGGCGGCGACGGGCAGCCCGGTGAAGGCCATCCTGTCGTCGGGGAGCAACGGTGACGACGGATGCCCCGCGAACAGTTCGTCGCGCCCGGAACGCCAGAGCTCATGCCCGGCGGACGGATTGCGCGCGCTGAGCTGTCGCACCCCGGCATACAGGCCGAAGACGCGGCGGCGCCAATCGGTGATCTGCAGGGCTCCAAGTGTAGAACTCATGCGCTCAGGTTAGCCCGTAGGTGCTAGTCGGTGGCGGGTTCCAGGTCAACGCCCCGATCGAAGCGCCAGGTGGGAGCGAGGCGCGAGAGCTGGCGCATCCGCCACTGCCAGAACACCCAGAATCCGGGCCAGAGGGCGAGAGTGGCGGGTCCGGCCGCAAAGATCAGCTGGTCGCGGTAAAGGGTCTTGCCGGTGCCGGCTGGGTCGGGCGAGACCGCCATGCTGTGGTCCCAGCGGGTAAGCGCCGCGAGTGAGCCTGAGGTGCCGTGGCCGGAGTCGCGCAGAATACGCACGTCACCGTTGTGCCGGGTGGAGACTCCCAAACTGATCATTTGGCGTCCGAGTGGGATGAGGCCGAGTGCACGCAGCGCCACCGGATGCGCACCCTCCTCCCAGATCGTCGGAAACCCGTTGGCCTGCTCCGAGGTGACGCTGACCAGCGGCGAGCCGACCTCGCGAAAAACCGCCGGGCTGCGCAGGGCGCGCCAGGCGGCATCCGGGGAACAATCAAGAATTTCTTTTAAGAGCACGCGCATGCTCCCAGTCTGGGGTGAGGCGCGGATGCAGTACAACTGAAACGTGGGAATTAGATATTGGCTCGGGGTCGTCCATCGCGCGAACGTGCGTCGTGGCGTGGCGATGGGCATGACT from Leifsonia psychrotolerans encodes:
- a CDS encoding glycosyltransferase, giving the protein MASLLICCTPVHGHVAPLLAAATSLVTHGHRVRFLTGAKYRGKVEATGAEFLPLPQEADYDDADLDAAFPGRVGRSGIDGIRYDMTTIFVKPMPAQARAVEAAIAAESVDVILSEPMFTGLAALVDRPGRPAIVSLGIIPLGLPSPDTAPMGFGLPPMKGPVGRVRNALLSSFAEHVAFAPVQKEASRLATEVSGQPLDGFFMNWLSKADAVVQFTVAEFEYPRRATPLPVHFVGPIARTVPSEGALPDWWDELDGSRPVIHVTQGTVANKNYDELIAPAMLGLCAEDALVVVSTGGRAVSTLPHPLPANVRAAEYLPYDKLLPLTDVLVTNGGYGGVHYAMEHGVPLVVAGTTEDKVEVTARVAWSGVGVNLRTNKPTPGAIGDAVRRVRGTPSFRVASASIGRKIAASSGLDGLNEVVVKLAESR
- a CDS encoding HelD family protein, translated to MDNELDRERARVARLYDRLDGLRDEEARRLNAVRSSKVGGNHQMRSERDALARMHEDRLLQLRDVDARLVFGRLQLPKAAEDEADSAFRYIGRLGLRDEEQRSLLLDWRAPQAAAFYQATAANPQGVLARRHVTMRDREVTHLDDEVFDADLLAQPGAALEVQGEGALMAALTGHRTGRMHDIVATIQAEQDRIIRSEMRGALVVQGGPGTGKTAVALHRAAYLLYTHRDRLGSAGVLIVGPSGAFLRYIETVLPSLGETGVVLQSLGELFPGVRATDDDSAAAAVLKGSLEMVDLIARAVKSRQRVPADTAHIDVNGDVLRVSPALIARAIQRAQQSGKAHNEARVVFVNQALDALAAQLANQLRTAGAVIDDTDASQLREDIRESTDAKIVLNTAWLPMTAEKLIGDLFARPDWLAELTPRWTPEKRALLHRARTEPFTISDIPLLDEAAELLGSPPAAPEAGQRERDLQRANDIENAKYAIRNAGVEGMVSAEQLADNFAEAPVRVTTADRAATDRTWTYGHVVVDEAQELSPMHWRLLVRRSPMRSFTIVGDIAQASSAASSRSWRSALDPFFRGRWDLEELTVNYRTPAQIAREAERVAGEHGLPITPAQSVREGDWPIRDVTVGSPDALPLAVAEAVRVDRGIDASGTLAVIVSRAARAAVLARLIATFGTDVGAGEAGLECPIAVLTTHESKGLEFDAVVLADPAALVAESPRGAAALYVAMTRPTQRLTQVHVDVPSA
- a CDS encoding DUF1684 domain-containing protein; the protein is MSSTLGALQITDWRRRVFGLYAGVRQLSARNPSAGHELWRSGRDELFAGHPSSPLLPDDRMAFTGLPVAAYDPDWRFEVEVHRAPEPLRITVETGTDGTVPFDLVGSVRVPYLGSLDVWRLAGYAGGLFLPVKDALAGLAGGTYGGGRYLLDTVKGADLGAGLDDDSLILDFNFAYNPSCAYDPMWACPLAQSGNVIGVPVPVGELHHGSTGTR